The Ktedonobacterales bacterium region ATGTGATCTTGAGTGCGCGCCAGGTACCCGACCTGACAGAGAAAGAAGTGCATGTCGTACCCACCGATACGATGCCTGAAGGGGTCTCGGCGCTGCTGGCGTTTAACTACGAGGCAGATTTCAATACCATCTGCGCGACGATGGACGGCGCTGCCAAGCGTGTGCAGACAGCCGAGATCACTACGGCGGTGCGCACAGTGCAGATCAATGGGCTGCATGTGCAGGAAGGGGATATTATTGGCCTGCTCAATGGGCATCTGGTTGTAGCCGATACCGAGATGCTGGCCGTTATCCGAGATACCCTCCAGCGCATGAAGGCCGAGCAGTACGAAATCTTCACGCTCTATTATGGCGAGGAGATTACCTCAGAACAGGCAGATGCAACCGCCCGGCAGATCAAATCCTGGTATCCTGCTCAAGAGATCGAAGTCCTCAGCGGAGGCCAGCCCTACTACGCCTATATTCTCTCAGCGGAATAACGACCGCTCAACTTTTGATTTGGGAGGTACAACCTGTGGCCGTCCGTGTTGTGACTGATAGTACGGCTGATCTTTCCAAAGATCAGGCACAAGAACTGGGCATTTGTGTGGTTCCGCTCACGGTGCAATTTGGTGAGGAAGTCTATCGTGATGGGGTTGATCTGGAGAGCGCCGAGTTTTTCTCGAAGCTGGCAACCTCGAAAGTGACCCCAACGACGGCGGCCCCTCCCTCCGGCCTGTTTGAAGAGACATACCGGCAGTTGATACGCGATGGCGCCGATGGTATCCTTTCGGTACAGCTCTCATCAACCCTCAGCGCCACGTATAATTCAGCGATCCTTGGGGCGGAGGCGCTTAAAGCCCAGCCTGTGCCTATTGAGGTGGTGGATTCCCGTTCGGTCAGCGGAGGCATTGGTATCCCTGTCAGGGCGGCGGCGCGGGCGGCGCGTGAAGGCAAAAGCCTGGCTGAGTGCAAAGCGATTGCCGAGGATATGCTCTCACGCATGCACATTTACGCGGTACTGGATACGCTGGAGTTTTTGCAGCGCGGCGGGCGTATTGGCAAGGCGCGGCAGTTGCTTGGCACACTCCTGAACGTTAAGCCGATGCTGACCGTCAAGGATGGGGCAGTGCTGCCGCTGGAGAATGTACGCACTCGTTCCAGAGCGCATGAGCGTATCGCTCAGTTGTTGGAAAAGCTGGGGCCGATTGAGACTGTGGGTATTGCTGAATCGGATGAAGCGATTGGGCAGCAGTTGACAACGGCGATCCGAACAGTCTATTCCGGTCCAATAGAGTATTATCGGCTTGGCCCTGTGGTTGGCACGCACACCGGCCCTGGTACATCGGCGGTTTGTGCTGTCGCCAGGGGGTAGAGGATTGGGCCAATGGCGAAGCATTTCACCCGTGAAGAGGCAGAGGCTCTGTTACCACAGATTACGCCGCTGTTGCTCGATTTACAGCAGCGACATGGCGCGCTGCTGCCGCTGCGGCAGGATTTGGAAACCCTCCGGCAGCGTATGCGGGGCAATGGGCATGGCCTGCATGAGCGGCTAGAGCAGCTCAATCGCCAGTATGCGACGCTGCTGGAGGAGGTGAATCGCCTGATTCGCCGCATTTACGCTTTCGGCTGCCAGTTGAAAGACCCGGCGATGGGGCTGATTGATTTTCCAACGCTGCGCGATGGCCGTGAAATCTTGCTCTGCTGGCGGCTTGGCGAAGAAGGGATTCACTGGTGGCATGAAACCACAACTGGCTTTCAGGGCCGCCAGCCGCTCGATTGAAGATGCCAGATCGGCTAATGGCTACTGAGCGCAGCAGACCGTCTTCTTAGCCGCGCATCGCATTGCTGATTACGAAGAATAAATTGGCCGGGCGCTCGGCCATTCTGCGTGTGAGATAGGGGTACCATTGAGTCCCGTAGGGAACGTAGATGCGCAGGTTGTAGCCGTCGTTGACTAATTGCTTCTGAAGGTCGCGCCGGATGCCATAGAGCATTTGGAACTCGAAGCGTGTTTTGGCGATGTCATTGGCGGCGGCAAACGCTCTGGCTGCC contains the following coding sequences:
- a CDS encoding DegV family protein; translation: MAVRVVTDSTADLSKDQAQELGICVVPLTVQFGEEVYRDGVDLESAEFFSKLATSKVTPTTAAPPSGLFEETYRQLIRDGADGILSVQLSSTLSATYNSAILGAEALKAQPVPIEVVDSRSVSGGIGIPVRAAARAAREGKSLAECKAIAEDMLSRMHIYAVLDTLEFLQRGGRIGKARQLLGTLLNVKPMLTVKDGAVLPLENVRTRSRAHERIAQLLEKLGPIETVGIAESDEAIGQQLTTAIRTVYSGPIEYYRLGPVVGTHTGPGTSAVCAVARG
- a CDS encoding DUF2203 domain-containing protein, whose product is MAKHFTREEAEALLPQITPLLLDLQQRHGALLPLRQDLETLRQRMRGNGHGLHERLEQLNRQYATLLEEVNRLIRRIYAFGCQLKDPAMGLIDFPTLRDGREILLCWRLGEEGIHWWHETTTGFQGRQPLD